One Anatilimnocola floriformis genomic window, AAGCACGGCGTCGTAGGCAATGGCTGGCTGTATCGCGACACGCGCGAAGTCCGCTTCTGGCAGCAATCAAACAGTCTGATCGGCGCCGAGCCCCTCTATCAAACCGCGCGTTTGGCAGCCGAACGAAACGGCCAAAAATTCAAAGCCGCCAAACTCTTCTGGCAGTTCAACCAAGGTTCGGATTGCGAAATCAGTGTCACGCCCAAGCCGTATTACGGCGCCGATGGTAGCAAAGCCTTCGGCATCACCGGCACGCCGGTTGGTTTATCCGATCGCTTGGAAAAACAGCTCGGGCCGTTTCCTTTTTCGGCGTTTTGGGGGCCGATGGCGGGACTGCCGAGCAGCAACTGGATTGCCCGCTGTGCTGCCGAAGTTCTCACCAGCGAACGGCCCGATCTGTCGCTCGTTTATTTGCCGCATCTCGATTACGATCCGCAGCGCTTCGGCCCGAGTGGCTCGGACATGCCGCGCCTCGTCCGCGAGCTCGACGATGCCTGCGAACCGCTGCTCGACTCCGCGAAGAAAACCGGCGCTCGCGTCTGGATCGTCAGCGAGTACGGCCTGGTCGATGTCAATCAACCCATCCTCATCAACCGCGCGCTGCGAACGGCCGGCTTTCTGCAAGTTCGTCCCGGACCCTTCGGCGACATTCTCGATACCTTCGGCAGCCGAGCTTTCGCCGTTGTCGATCATCAAGTGGCTCACATCTATGTAAAGAACCCTGCCGATGTTCCCGCAGTGCGCGAGCTCGTCGCCTCGCAGCCGGGCGTCGGCCGCGTCTATGCCAGCGAAGAGCGCGCCGACATCGGCTTGAATCATCCACGCGCCGGCGAACTCGTCGCCCTCGCGCAGCCGAAGGCCTGGTTTGCCTATCCTTTTTGGCTCGACGATCGACACCAGCCCGACTTCGCTCGCACGATCGACATCCATCGCAAGCCCGGCTACGACCCCTGCGAAATGCTCTTCGACCCGAAGCTCCTCTGGCCCAAGGGCCGGGCGGCCTGGCGACTGTTGCAAAAAAAACTCGGCTTCCGCTCGCTCTTCGATATTGTCCCCACCGACCCCACGCTCATCCGCGGCAGCCACGGCTTGCCGACGACCGACGACCGACCGCTTCTCATCGGCGATGGCGCTGCACCGGGAGAGAACCTCGCGCTCACCGATGTGCGTGACCTCATACTCGGCCAACTCCTCTCGTAGGCGAGTCACTCCGTGACTCGCAACAGTTGTTTGGCGCGGTTCGTAAGGAGTCTTGCGATGCGTTTTCCAGCACTCGCCTACACATTCGCTCTTTGCCGCCGAAACGCCCTCTGCTATACGTCCCGGTGCGAAAATCTCGCTCCGTATTTGCAAGGGTGGATCGATGTCGATGGTTGCTCGGCGTGGCTTGGCATTTCTCAGCTGTCTGTTGCTGGCATCGCTGGCAAACGCACAGACAACAGCGAAGATCAGCGCGCCCGATGCTGATTTGCCCCCGCCACCGCCGGCCGAAACGCTCAATCCCGCTCAGCCACAGATTTTGACCGAGGCCGAGCAAATCACGCGGTTGCAACGAACGATTGCTAGCGATGCCAAGCGGGTCGATGAACTGCGCTGCGA contains:
- a CDS encoding alkaline phosphatase family protein, producing the protein MPQPLVLILAVGLTKKLLPLAPRLNSLAANGWTRELREIVPAVTCSAQATILTGQQPEKHGVVGNGWLYRDTREVRFWQQSNSLIGAEPLYQTARLAAERNGQKFKAAKLFWQFNQGSDCEISVTPKPYYGADGSKAFGITGTPVGLSDRLEKQLGPFPFSAFWGPMAGLPSSNWIARCAAEVLTSERPDLSLVYLPHLDYDPQRFGPSGSDMPRLVRELDDACEPLLDSAKKTGARVWIVSEYGLVDVNQPILINRALRTAGFLQVRPGPFGDILDTFGSRAFAVVDHQVAHIYVKNPADVPAVRELVASQPGVGRVYASEERADIGLNHPRAGELVALAQPKAWFAYPFWLDDRHQPDFARTIDIHRKPGYDPCEMLFDPKLLWPKGRAAWRLLQKKLGFRSLFDIVPTDPTLIRGSHGLPTTDDRPLLIGDGAAPGENLALTDVRDLILGQLLS